A genomic window from Micromonospora violae includes:
- a CDS encoding Acg family FMN-binding oxidoreductase yields MSQDSQLTTALAEAAATAGYAPSVHNTQPWRWRVLPDALELRSVADRQLTASDPEGRLLAVSCGTALHHARLALAAQGWRAVVERLPDPNDAELLARLTDLRPTTVDPAAMRMVQCMQVRHTDRRPVSDEPVPPTAIQEITRAVTAEGCRLQILDRDQVLEVAATAGHADTVEAEDPEVRTELAYWTSRADTGTGLPAEVLPEQPAQTTVPGRDFGRPGNLPMGPGHDRMAVYAMLHGDEDERDSWLRAGEALSAGWLTATRLGVSVVPLSAAVEVPGTRQTLRQLLSGLGFPYLVLRLGIADPAHSGPPHTPRLTTAQVVDTSAVR; encoded by the coding sequence ATGAGTCAGGACAGTCAGCTGACCACCGCGCTGGCGGAGGCCGCCGCCACCGCCGGCTACGCCCCCTCCGTGCACAACACCCAGCCGTGGCGCTGGCGGGTGCTGCCCGACGCGTTGGAGCTGCGCTCCGTCGCCGACCGGCAGCTCACCGCCAGCGACCCCGAGGGGCGACTGCTCGCGGTCAGCTGCGGCACCGCCCTGCACCACGCCCGGCTGGCGTTGGCCGCCCAGGGGTGGCGCGCCGTGGTGGAGCGACTGCCTGACCCGAACGACGCCGAGTTGCTCGCTCGGCTGACCGACCTCCGCCCCACCACGGTCGACCCGGCCGCCATGCGGATGGTGCAGTGCATGCAGGTGCGCCACACCGACCGGCGGCCGGTCAGCGACGAACCGGTGCCACCCACGGCGATCCAGGAGATCACCCGGGCGGTCACCGCGGAGGGCTGCCGGTTGCAGATCCTCGACCGTGACCAGGTGCTGGAGGTGGCCGCCACCGCCGGGCACGCCGACACGGTCGAGGCCGAAGACCCGGAGGTGCGTACCGAGCTGGCCTACTGGACCAGCCGGGCTGACACCGGCACCGGCCTGCCGGCGGAGGTGCTGCCCGAGCAGCCCGCGCAGACCACCGTGCCGGGCCGCGACTTCGGCCGTCCCGGCAACCTGCCGATGGGTCCGGGCCACGACCGGATGGCGGTGTACGCGATGCTGCACGGCGACGAGGACGAACGCGACAGCTGGTTGCGCGCCGGCGAGGCGCTCTCCGCCGGTTGGCTGACCGCCACCCGACTCGGGGTGTCCGTGGTGCCGCTCAGCGCGGCGGTGGAGGTGCCGGGCACCCGCCAGACCCTGCGGCAGCTGCTCTCCGGGCTCGGTTTCCCGTACCTCGTGCTGCGGTTGGGCATCGCGGACCCGGCGCACTCCGGCCCGCCGCACACGCCGCGGTTGACCACCGCCCAGGTGGTCGACACCTCCGCCGTCCGCTGA
- a CDS encoding universal stress protein — translation MRDAEILVGYDGSTDASVALNWAVEEARHSGQPVRLAYVFEWLTVAGWVGPGVAPGVWPDDTARQQVDDLVRKAAADAATANPGITITGEVYDGPPALVLQERSAEAGLLVLGSRGHGGFGGLLVGSTAVSVSAHAHCPVVVVRDGAAHGSADPVVVGVDGSEPALVALGFAAERAAQRQLPLRVLHAWTAGPGGAAGVPDERAAVEQALEPWRRTFPQLAVTVDLMPTSPAAMLIEASRAARLVVVGSRGRGGLAGMLLGSVSQQLIQHADCPVAVVRER, via the coding sequence GTGCGCGATGCGGAGATCCTGGTCGGCTACGACGGTTCCACCGACGCCTCGGTGGCCCTGAACTGGGCCGTGGAGGAGGCGCGGCACAGCGGTCAGCCGGTGCGGCTGGCGTACGTCTTCGAATGGCTGACCGTGGCCGGCTGGGTCGGCCCCGGCGTGGCACCCGGCGTGTGGCCCGACGACACCGCTCGCCAGCAGGTCGACGACCTGGTCCGCAAGGCCGCCGCGGACGCCGCCACGGCCAACCCCGGAATAACGATCACCGGCGAGGTGTACGACGGGCCGCCCGCGCTGGTGTTGCAGGAACGCTCCGCCGAGGCCGGGCTGCTGGTGCTCGGCAGCCGGGGCCACGGCGGGTTCGGTGGTCTGCTGGTCGGGTCGACGGCGGTGTCGGTCAGCGCGCACGCCCACTGCCCGGTCGTGGTGGTCCGGGACGGAGCGGCCCACGGGTCGGCCGACCCGGTGGTGGTCGGTGTGGACGGCTCGGAACCCGCACTGGTGGCGCTCGGCTTCGCGGCCGAACGGGCGGCGCAGCGGCAGCTGCCGCTGCGCGTCCTGCACGCCTGGACGGCCGGCCCCGGCGGGGCGGCCGGGGTGCCCGACGAGCGGGCCGCCGTGGAGCAGGCGCTGGAGCCGTGGCGGCGGACGTTCCCCCAGCTGGCGGTGACCGTCGACCTGATGCCGACCAGCCCGGCGGCGATGCTGATCGAAGCGAGCCGGGCCGCGCGGCTGGTCGTGGTCGGCAGTCGGGGCCGGGGCGGGCTGGCCGGCATGCTGCTCGGCTCGGTCAGCCAACAGCTCATCCAACACGCCGACTGCCCCGTCGCGGTGGTCCGCGAACGCTGA
- a CDS encoding phosphoketolase family protein has protein sequence MDTALDVHRALTDDELRRLDAYWRAANYLTVGQIYLLDNPLLREPLTPDDIKPRLLGHWGTSPGLNLVYAHLNRVIVARDLNAMLVTGPGHGGPAIVANTWLEGTWSERYHDVARDEVGMSRLFRQFSFPGGIPSHVAADVPGSIHEGGELGYALSHAYGAAFDHPDLLVACVIGDGEAETGPLAGSWLSDVFLNPARDGAVLPILHLNGYKIANPTVLSRIPEADLLDLLRGSGYQPYVVAGDEPAQVHRTFAATLDRVLDEIAEIQRRARSGGVVERPRWPMIILRTPKGWTGPREVDGSQVEGTYRAHQVPLSGVRDNPAHLAELEHWLRSYRPEELFDATGAPVRELLDLPPHGDRRMSANPVTNGGVVLRDLALPDFRDYGVEVPEPGTPIAGATGVLGPWIRDVISANPQTFRLFGPDEVASNRLGAAFEVTDRAWVAATVPGDDHLSPDGRVMEVLSEHLCQGWLEGYLLTGRHGVFTSYEAFIHIVDSMLNQHAKWLKVTRAIPWRQPIASLNYLLSSHVWRQDHNGFSHQDPGFIDHVVNKKAEVVRVYLPPDANTLLATMDHCLRSRHYINVVVAGKQAAPNWLTMTEAIQHTRRGLGIWEWASNDGGTEPDVVLACCGDVPTLETLAAAELLRQHLPELKVRLVNIVDLMRLQPDTEHPHGLTDREFDTIFTEHRPIIFAYHGYPWLIHRLTYRRTNHENLHVRGYKEEGTTTTPFDMVMLNDLDRFHLVIDVIDRVPGLAARAAHLRQRMVDARQAARDYTRQYGEDDPQVAEWRWVRETDPTTP, from the coding sequence ATGGACACCGCTCTCGACGTGCACCGCGCCCTCACCGACGACGAGTTGCGCCGGCTGGACGCCTACTGGCGCGCCGCGAACTACCTCACCGTCGGGCAGATCTACCTGCTGGACAATCCGCTGCTGCGGGAGCCGCTGACCCCCGACGACATCAAACCTCGCCTGCTCGGGCACTGGGGCACCAGCCCCGGCCTCAACCTGGTCTACGCCCACCTCAACCGGGTGATCGTGGCGCGCGACCTCAACGCCATGCTGGTCACCGGCCCCGGCCACGGCGGCCCGGCCATCGTGGCCAACACCTGGCTGGAGGGCACCTGGTCGGAGCGCTACCACGACGTGGCGCGCGACGAGGTCGGGATGTCCCGGCTCTTTCGCCAGTTCTCCTTCCCGGGCGGCATCCCCAGCCATGTGGCCGCGGACGTGCCGGGTTCGATCCACGAGGGCGGCGAGCTGGGGTACGCGTTGAGCCACGCCTACGGGGCCGCGTTCGACCACCCGGACCTGCTGGTGGCCTGCGTGATCGGCGACGGCGAGGCGGAGACCGGGCCGCTGGCCGGAAGTTGGCTCTCTGACGTGTTCCTCAACCCGGCGCGCGACGGCGCGGTGCTGCCCATCCTGCACCTCAACGGCTACAAGATCGCCAACCCGACCGTGCTGTCCCGGATCCCCGAGGCCGACCTGCTCGACCTCCTGCGCGGATCGGGCTACCAGCCGTACGTGGTGGCCGGCGACGAACCCGCCCAGGTGCACCGGACCTTCGCCGCGACGCTGGACCGCGTGCTGGACGAGATCGCCGAGATCCAACGGCGGGCCCGCTCCGGCGGAGTCGTCGAACGTCCCCGCTGGCCGATGATCATTCTGCGCACGCCGAAGGGCTGGACCGGCCCGCGCGAGGTCGACGGCTCCCAGGTGGAGGGCACCTACCGCGCCCACCAGGTGCCGCTGTCGGGCGTCCGCGACAACCCGGCGCACCTGGCCGAGTTGGAGCACTGGCTGCGCAGCTACCGGCCGGAGGAACTGTTCGACGCCACCGGCGCCCCGGTGCGCGAACTCCTCGACCTGCCGCCGCACGGTGATCGGCGGATGAGCGCCAACCCGGTCACCAACGGCGGCGTGGTGCTGCGCGACCTGGCCCTGCCGGACTTCCGCGACTACGGGGTGGAGGTTCCCGAACCGGGTACGCCGATCGCCGGCGCGACCGGGGTGCTCGGCCCGTGGATCCGCGACGTCATCAGCGCCAACCCGCAGACGTTCCGGCTGTTCGGGCCGGACGAGGTCGCCTCCAACCGGCTGGGCGCCGCGTTCGAGGTGACCGACCGAGCCTGGGTGGCCGCCACCGTGCCCGGCGACGACCACCTCTCCCCCGACGGCCGGGTCATGGAGGTGCTCTCCGAGCACCTGTGCCAGGGCTGGCTGGAGGGCTACCTGCTGACCGGCCGGCACGGCGTGTTCACCAGCTACGAGGCGTTCATCCACATCGTCGACTCGATGCTCAACCAGCACGCCAAGTGGCTGAAGGTGACCCGGGCCATCCCCTGGCGCCAGCCGATCGCCTCGCTGAACTACCTGCTCTCCAGCCACGTCTGGCGGCAGGACCACAACGGCTTCTCCCACCAGGATCCGGGCTTCATCGACCACGTCGTCAACAAGAAGGCCGAGGTGGTGCGGGTCTACCTGCCGCCGGACGCGAACACGCTGCTCGCCACCATGGACCACTGCCTGCGCAGCCGGCACTACATCAACGTGGTGGTGGCCGGTAAGCAGGCGGCGCCGAACTGGCTGACGATGACGGAGGCGATCCAGCACACCCGGCGTGGCCTGGGCATCTGGGAGTGGGCCAGCAACGACGGCGGCACCGAGCCCGACGTGGTGCTCGCCTGCTGCGGAGACGTGCCCACCCTGGAAACGTTGGCCGCCGCGGAGCTGCTGCGCCAGCACCTTCCGGAGTTGAAGGTGCGCCTGGTCAACATCGTCGACCTGATGCGACTCCAACCGGACACCGAGCACCCGCACGGCCTGACCGACAGGGAGTTCGACACCATCTTCACCGAGCACCGGCCGATCATCTTCGCGTACCACGGTTATCCGTGGCTGATCCACCGGCTCACCTACCGCCGCACCAACCACGAGAACCTGCACGTGCGCGGTTACAAGGAGGAGGGCACCACCACCACCCCGTTCGACATGGTGATGCTCAACGACCTGGACCGCTTCCACCTGGTCATCGATGTCATCGACCGGGTGCCCGGGCTGGCCGCCCGCGCCGCGCACCTGCGCCAACGGATGGTCGACGCCCGGCAGGCGGCCCGCGACTACACCCGCCAGTACGGCGAGGACGACCCCCAGGTCGCCGAGTGGCGCTGGGTCCGGGAAACCGACCCGACCACCCCCTGA
- a CDS encoding universal stress protein — MAAPADAAVLVGLGSELDLPVVEQAAQEAAGHGRPLHLLHTFDWHTAFAADTVAAPRDQAEELISRAAQLAHATEPGLTVRSEIVESALLPTLIRRSEVTFLLAVGDSGMAGSGQCIPAETTAVQLAARAGCPLMVVRREPPPQGPVLVGVDGSPSSHLALQWAAECAARRDARLLALRVVEYDEDADAVTEQLTEALARHTGRHSAVPTEGRVVRGDPAEVLIETSRSAQAVLVAARGDEPGRAMLGAVAQSLLYHSPAPVFVVRGLAQAPLTGPGARPAGDQRP; from the coding sequence ATGGCCGCACCCGCCGACGCCGCGGTGCTGGTCGGCCTCGGGTCGGAACTCGACCTTCCGGTCGTCGAACAGGCCGCTCAGGAGGCCGCCGGACACGGCCGGCCACTGCACCTGCTGCACACCTTCGACTGGCACACGGCCTTCGCCGCGGACACCGTCGCCGCGCCCCGCGACCAGGCCGAGGAGCTGATCAGCCGCGCCGCCCAGCTCGCCCACGCGACCGAGCCAGGGCTGACCGTCCGCAGCGAGATCGTCGAGAGCGCCCTGCTCCCCACCCTCATCCGCCGCTCGGAGGTCACTTTCCTGCTGGCCGTCGGCGACAGCGGCATGGCGGGCAGCGGCCAGTGCATTCCGGCCGAGACGACCGCCGTGCAGTTGGCCGCCCGGGCCGGTTGCCCCCTGATGGTGGTCCGGCGTGAGCCCCCGCCGCAGGGCCCGGTGCTGGTGGGCGTGGACGGTTCGCCCAGCTCACACCTCGCTCTGCAGTGGGCGGCGGAGTGCGCGGCCCGCCGGGACGCCCGCCTGCTGGCGCTGCGGGTGGTGGAGTACGACGAGGACGCCGACGCGGTCACCGAGCAGCTCACCGAAGCGCTGGCCCGGCACACCGGCCGGCACAGCGCGGTGCCGACCGAGGGTCGGGTGGTCCGCGGTGACCCCGCCGAGGTGCTGATCGAGACGTCCCGCAGCGCGCAGGCGGTGCTGGTCGCCGCGCGTGGTGACGAACCGGGCCGGGCCATGCTGGGCGCGGTCGCCCAGTCCCTGCTCTACCACTCCCCGGCCCCGGTGTTCGTCGTCCGCGGCCTGGCCCAGGCGCCGCTGACCGGGCCTGGTGCCCGCCCGGCCGGGGACCAACGGCCCTGA
- a CDS encoding ABC transporter permease, with protein MAGRLLLVCRLLMRDLRRRRTETILLLTAITAATATLTIGLSLNEVADRPYQQTRTATAGPDVIVTPRVTGQAALDELASLTTGAGVTDHSGPFPIAYLTMTARGKSAHTVVAGRDTTPASIDRPAVTDGTWVRPGGVVVERAFADALGIRTGDTVDIGGHLLRVIGTAVTAARATYPYAGWHYPGSVLVERGGLVWVDHSDIATLAGGQPLSYTLNLKLADPAASSTYPIGDQLTTWQAISYLNGRLYSDAQIALLVGSWLLNGLALAGVAGIVAGRIIGQRRRVGLLKAVGAGPAMIAAVHLAEYLAIGLAAAATGLVTGWLAAPALIRPSAGLIGSVNAQPPALRMVVAVTVLALAIAVAATLVPVLRAAATSTVHALADTATPPRRRRWRIWLSRRLPTALLIGVRINARRPRRARLVTVNTLITTTTLVGILMVNSQAVRFDLGYTELANPRVERGEQATLVLTVVLCVLALINAVVSTWTAVLDARQPLAVARTLGATPAQAGLGLAVAQLLPAVPGVAAGIPAGIGLVTFVSTGEVQYPPHSSLLATALGVLLAIAALTAIPAMIATRRPVVDTFRSAPT; from the coding sequence ATGGCCGGCCGCCTCCTGCTCGTCTGCCGGCTGCTGATGCGGGACCTGCGCCGCCGCCGAACCGAAACCATCCTGCTCCTGACCGCAATCACGGCCGCCACCGCCACACTGACCATCGGCCTCAGCCTCAACGAAGTCGCCGACCGGCCGTACCAGCAGACCCGGACCGCCACCGCCGGCCCAGACGTGATCGTGACACCCCGGGTGACCGGCCAGGCCGCACTGGACGAGCTCGCATCGCTGACCACCGGGGCCGGCGTCACCGATCACAGCGGCCCCTTCCCGATCGCCTACCTGACGATGACAGCCCGCGGCAAGTCCGCGCACACCGTGGTAGCGGGCCGGGACACCACACCCGCGTCGATCGACCGACCCGCCGTGACCGACGGCACCTGGGTACGCCCAGGCGGCGTGGTCGTCGAGCGCGCCTTCGCCGACGCCCTCGGCATCCGCACCGGCGACACGGTCGACATCGGCGGCCATCTGTTGCGCGTGATCGGGACCGCGGTCACCGCCGCGAGAGCGACGTACCCCTACGCCGGGTGGCACTACCCCGGCAGCGTCCTGGTCGAGCGCGGCGGCCTGGTCTGGGTCGACCACAGCGACATCGCCACGCTCGCGGGCGGCCAACCGCTGTCGTACACCCTCAACCTCAAACTCGCCGACCCGGCAGCCAGCAGCACGTACCCCATCGGCGACCAACTCACCACCTGGCAGGCGATCAGCTACCTCAACGGTCGGCTGTACAGCGACGCGCAGATCGCTCTGCTCGTCGGCAGCTGGCTGCTCAACGGCCTTGCGCTGGCCGGCGTCGCCGGCATCGTCGCGGGCCGGATCATCGGCCAGCGTCGCCGAGTGGGACTGCTCAAAGCCGTCGGCGCCGGACCAGCCATGATCGCCGCCGTCCACCTCGCCGAGTACCTCGCGATCGGGCTTGCCGCCGCCGCGACGGGCCTGGTCACAGGCTGGCTCGCCGCACCCGCGCTGATCCGCCCCAGCGCCGGACTCATCGGCTCCGTCAACGCCCAGCCACCTGCGCTGCGCATGGTGGTCGCCGTCACGGTCCTTGCCCTCGCGATCGCTGTGGCGGCGACTCTGGTGCCGGTGTTGCGCGCCGCCGCCACCAGCACCGTTCACGCGCTTGCCGACACCGCCACGCCACCGCGTCGCCGGCGGTGGCGCATCTGGCTGTCGCGGCGGCTGCCCACCGCCCTGCTGATCGGGGTGCGTATCAACGCGCGCCGGCCGCGCCGCGCCCGGCTGGTCACCGTGAACACCCTGATCACCACGACCACCCTCGTCGGCATTCTCATGGTCAACTCCCAGGCGGTGCGCTTCGACCTCGGCTACACCGAACTCGCCAATCCCCGGGTGGAACGGGGCGAGCAGGCCACGCTCGTGCTCACCGTCGTACTCTGCGTCCTTGCGCTCATCAACGCCGTCGTGAGCACCTGGACCGCAGTCCTCGACGCCCGGCAGCCACTGGCCGTCGCGCGGACGCTCGGGGCGACGCCCGCGCAGGCCGGTCTGGGCCTGGCGGTAGCGCAACTGCTTCCCGCCGTACCCGGCGTCGCCGCGGGCATCCCGGCCGGCATCGGGCTTGTTACGTTCGTCAGCACCGGCGAGGTCCAGTACCCACCCCACTCCTCACTGCTCGCCACCGCGCTCGGAGTCCTGCTCGCCATCGCCGCGCTCACCGCCATCCCCGCGATGATTGCCACCCGGCGTCCGGTCGTGGACACATTCCGGTCCGCACCGACCTGA
- a CDS encoding ABC transporter ATP-binding protein — protein MTGSTVLQARGLSMLYGGERALVRAVDQVDLNVPAGQSLAVMGPSGCGKSTLLYLLGGLQRPTDGQVWLADRRIDTMSERALARLRRDNLGFVFQSFQLMDELTAVENVELAALLAGQSPGRARKRAMYLLDRVGLADRARHLPSALSGGQRQRVAIARALSNEPLVVLADEPTGNLDSAATLDVLRLFEELRTAGQTLVVVTHDPRIAAVADRVIAMRDGAFVDDNRLASATTGTLYDGRR, from the coding sequence GTGACCGGGTCGACGGTGTTGCAGGCGCGTGGGCTGAGCATGCTGTACGGCGGTGAGCGCGCGCTGGTCCGGGCGGTCGACCAGGTCGACCTGAACGTGCCGGCCGGACAGTCGCTGGCGGTGATGGGGCCCAGCGGCTGCGGCAAGTCCACCCTGCTGTACCTGCTCGGCGGGCTGCAACGGCCGACCGACGGGCAGGTGTGGCTCGCCGACCGTCGGATCGACACGATGAGCGAACGCGCCCTGGCCCGGCTGCGGCGTGACAACCTCGGGTTCGTCTTCCAGTCGTTCCAACTCATGGACGAACTCACCGCGGTGGAGAATGTGGAGCTGGCCGCGCTGCTGGCCGGCCAGTCACCGGGGCGGGCCCGCAAGCGGGCGATGTACCTGCTGGACCGGGTGGGGCTGGCCGACCGCGCCAGGCACCTGCCCTCGGCGCTGTCGGGTGGCCAGCGCCAGCGGGTCGCCATCGCCCGCGCATTGAGCAACGAGCCGCTGGTCGTCCTGGCTGACGAACCCACCGGCAACCTGGACAGCGCCGCCACCCTGGACGTGCTGCGGCTGTTCGAGGAGCTGCGAACCGCAGGACAGACCCTCGTGGTGGTTACCCACGACCCCCGCATCGCGGCGGTCGCCGACCGGGTGATCGCCATGCGTGACGGCGCGTTCGTCGACGACAACCGGCTTGCCAGCGCCACCACCGGCACCCTCTACGACGGGCGGCGCTGA
- a CDS encoding PadR family transcriptional regulator, which translates to MQDVVLAMLAKEPAHGYELRRRLRAALGPLGEAMNAGQIYVTLTRLGKAGLVTSQRAEGLPDRPERRVYALTPEGQQRVATWLAEVNWPKPDLAEFHLKLVAAATARLADPVALVDAQRREVLRRLRDAQRAALDRSVDPVAGLLLEGVVLRLRADLAWLEACERMWTELDPTGRRAGA; encoded by the coding sequence GTGCAGGACGTGGTGCTGGCCATGCTGGCCAAGGAGCCGGCGCACGGATACGAGCTGCGCAGGCGGCTCCGTGCCGCGCTCGGCCCGCTGGGCGAGGCGATGAACGCCGGGCAGATCTACGTGACGCTGACCCGCCTGGGCAAGGCAGGGCTGGTGACCTCGCAGCGGGCCGAGGGCCTGCCGGACCGGCCCGAACGCCGGGTGTACGCGCTGACCCCGGAGGGGCAGCAGCGGGTCGCCACCTGGCTGGCCGAAGTGAACTGGCCGAAGCCGGACCTCGCGGAGTTTCACCTCAAGTTGGTGGCTGCCGCGACCGCCCGGCTGGCCGATCCGGTGGCCTTGGTCGACGCGCAGCGGCGGGAGGTGCTGCGCCGGCTTCGCGACGCCCAACGGGCCGCGTTGGACCGGTCGGTGGATCCGGTTGCCGGGTTGCTGCTCGAGGGTGTCGTGTTGCGGCTGCGGGCCGACCTGGCATGGCTGGAGGCGTGTGAACGCATGTGGACTGAACTTGATCCGACCGGACGGAGGGCGGGGGCGTGA
- a CDS encoding HTH domain-containing protein, translating into MSQATELAAAAGSTDPRVGLRAVRALRRLLERLEVVQVDNARRQGWSWQEIADALEVSRQAVHKKHAGRPAVNSSWEA; encoded by the coding sequence ATGAGTCAGGCGACAGAACTCGCAGCGGCAGCCGGCAGCACCGACCCCCGGGTCGGGCTGCGTGCCGTCCGCGCGCTACGCCGGCTGCTTGAGCGCCTCGAGGTGGTCCAGGTGGACAACGCCCGACGACAGGGCTGGTCCTGGCAGGAGATCGCCGACGCGCTCGAGGTCAGCCGGCAGGCGGTGCACAAGAAGCACGCCGGACGACCGGCGGTCAACTCATCCTGGGAGGCGTGA
- a CDS encoding Clp protease N-terminal domain-containing protein: protein MFERFTDRARDVVRRALEEARAEGRRPVGTEHLLLALLADDAGLASRVLADAGVRADDLRERVRRHTADGGAGLGDADAAALREIGIDLAAIVARIEQSFGPDALREAVPAPRRRWGRKRYLGGPFSPRSKKALELSLREALRLRHRHIGTEHILLGVLREGNGLGALVLTESGVDLDDLRRRVEVALRAAA, encoded by the coding sequence ATGTTCGAACGGTTCACCGACCGGGCGCGTGACGTGGTGCGACGGGCGCTGGAGGAGGCGCGGGCCGAAGGCCGGCGGCCGGTCGGCACCGAGCACCTCCTGCTCGCCCTGCTCGCCGACGACGCCGGACTGGCCAGCCGGGTGCTCGCCGACGCCGGAGTCCGCGCCGACGACCTGCGTGAACGCGTCCGCCGGCACACCGCCGACGGCGGGGCCGGCCTCGGTGACGCGGACGCGGCAGCGCTACGGGAGATCGGCATCGACCTGGCCGCCATCGTGGCCCGCATCGAGCAGTCCTTCGGCCCGGACGCGCTGCGGGAGGCGGTGCCGGCGCCGCGCCGCCGCTGGGGCCGCAAGCGCTACCTCGGCGGCCCGTTCTCGCCCCGCTCAAAGAAGGCGCTGGAGTTGTCCCTGCGGGAGGCCCTGCGCCTGCGCCACCGCCACATCGGCACCGAGCACATCCTGCTCGGGGTGCTCCGGGAGGGCAACGGGCTGGGCGCGCTGGTGCTCACCGAGTCCGGGGTCGACCTCGACGATCTGCGCCGGCGGGTGGAGGTCGCGCTGCGCGCCGCGGCCTGA
- a CDS encoding diacylglycerol/lipid kinase family protein: MDAGQERRPAGGDGGLRSAVVVNPVKVDDLDELRRTVDDALTAAGWPAPQWYETTVDDPGRGQTEQAVKAGVDLVFACGGDGTVMSCVSGLVGTDVALAVLPQGTGNLLAANLGLATDLAAGLQVAVERGRRLLDVGAVEDQYFTVMAGMGFDAQMLAATSETTKARIGWPAYVMGAVRHLRDRPMRVQIRIDDRPPVRRRARSVLIANVGRLQGGVTLLTEAEPDDGWLDVAVLTPRNLRHWLALGWAVIRRSGQVPQLEVFRGRRVVVTSNRAQPRELDGDLISPGRQLRAEIRPQALWLCVPQPEDAPDLAVDVQGAGERGEQLIEEARRE, translated from the coding sequence GTGGATGCTGGACAGGAAAGGCGGCCCGCAGGCGGCGACGGCGGGTTGCGCTCCGCCGTGGTGGTCAACCCGGTGAAGGTCGACGATCTCGACGAGTTGCGCCGTACCGTCGACGACGCCCTGACCGCGGCCGGGTGGCCCGCACCGCAGTGGTACGAGACGACCGTCGACGACCCCGGTCGCGGTCAGACCGAGCAGGCCGTCAAGGCCGGCGTCGACCTGGTCTTCGCCTGCGGGGGCGACGGCACCGTGATGTCCTGCGTCAGCGGGTTGGTCGGCACCGACGTGGCCCTCGCCGTGCTGCCGCAGGGCACCGGCAACCTGCTCGCCGCCAACCTGGGGCTCGCCACCGACCTGGCCGCCGGGTTGCAGGTCGCCGTCGAACGCGGTCGACGGCTGCTCGACGTCGGCGCTGTCGAGGATCAGTACTTCACGGTGATGGCCGGTATGGGCTTCGACGCCCAGATGCTCGCCGCCACCTCCGAGACCACCAAGGCCCGCATCGGCTGGCCGGCGTACGTGATGGGTGCCGTCCGTCACCTGCGGGACCGGCCGATGCGGGTGCAGATTCGCATCGACGACCGGCCGCCGGTGCGCCGCCGGGCCCGTTCGGTCCTGATCGCCAACGTCGGCCGGTTGCAGGGCGGCGTGACCCTGCTGACCGAAGCCGAGCCGGACGACGGCTGGCTCGACGTCGCCGTGCTCACCCCGCGCAACCTGCGGCACTGGCTCGCGCTCGGCTGGGCGGTGATCCGCCGCAGCGGTCAGGTGCCGCAGCTGGAGGTGTTCCGGGGTCGGCGCGTGGTGGTCACCAGCAACCGGGCGCAACCCCGGGAGTTGGACGGCGACCTGATCTCCCCGGGCCGGCAACTGCGGGCGGAGATCCGGCCCCAGGCGCTCTGGCTCTGCGTTCCGCAGCCCGAGGACGCCCCCGACCTGGCCGTCGATGTGCAGGGCGCCGGGGAGCGGGGCGAGCAGCTCATCGAGGAAGCGCGCCGTGAGTAG